In Methylothermaceae bacteria B42, a single genomic region encodes these proteins:
- a CDS encoding glutamate synthase, translated as MTEPVIASKSPFPVEVEAGETYYWCACGLSKDQPFCDGSHKGTGITPVAWQASKDETVYFCGCKRTGSPPMCDGTHKTLS; from the coding sequence ATGACCGAACCTGTCATTGCCAGTAAATCCCCATTCCCAGTGGAAGTAGAAGCCGGCGAAACCTATTATTGGTGCGCCTGCGGCTTGAGCAAAGACCAGCCTTTTTGCGATGGTTCCCACAAGGGCACCGGCATTACCCCCGTTGCCTGGCAAGCAAGCAAGGATGAAACCGTCTATTTCTGTGGCTGCAAACGCACAGGTTCACCACCGATGTGTGACGGCACCCACAAAACGTTGAGCTGA
- a CDS encoding molybdopterin-guanine dinucleotide biosynthesis protein MobB, whose translation MTQPIVPVLGFAAYSGTGKTTLLTRLIPILKAEGLKIGLIKHSHHTFEIDRPGKDSYALRKAGATPVMIVSRKRRAIIYEYPDEGDVCLEEQFAYLNQTGLDLILVEGFKHAAVPKIELHRPALGKPLLFPDDPHVIAVACDAPLSQPCPLPLLNINQPEAIAAFIRHQFLKP comes from the coding sequence ATGACGCAACCTATCGTGCCGGTGCTCGGCTTCGCCGCCTATAGCGGCACCGGCAAAACTACCCTATTAACACGCCTGATACCCATTTTAAAAGCGGAAGGACTGAAAATAGGCCTGATCAAACACAGCCACCATACCTTCGAAATCGACCGGCCCGGAAAAGATAGTTATGCCCTCCGTAAAGCTGGCGCCACACCGGTTATGATAGTGTCACGGAAACGGCGCGCAATTATTTATGAATATCCTGATGAAGGTGATGTGTGCCTGGAAGAACAATTCGCCTATCTAAACCAAACCGGGCTGGATCTTATTTTAGTGGAAGGTTTCAAACATGCCGCCGTCCCTAAAATCGAGCTTCATCGCCCCGCATTAGGAAAACCTTTATTATTTCCCGATGATCCCCATGTCATTGCGGTTGCTTGCGACGCGCCGCTATCTCAACCTTGTCCACTACCCCTATTGAATATCAATCAACCCGAAGCCATCGCGGCCTTTATTCGCCATCAGTTTTTAAAGCCATGA
- a CDS encoding peptidase S1 → MLIGRLRAFVLFLGFWVSAVLSQENPLPDTIVAIKPSIVAVGTYQRTRSPPAIFRGTGFAVADGTYVLTNAHVLPEALDKAKFETLAVFFKSRKKDKLRGAKVVALDKRHDVALLKIAGSPLKALKLGDSRQVREGQRFAFTGFPIGMILGLYPVTHEGIVSSITPIAIPTLKARYLDPKLLRRLQEPYRVFQLDATAYPGNSGSPLYDQRSGDVIGIINKVFIKESKENLLSKPSGISYAIPIQYAKRLLSQKGLKY, encoded by the coding sequence ATGTTGATTGGCCGATTACGGGCATTCGTCTTATTTTTAGGCTTTTGGGTTTCAGCCGTCCTTTCCCAGGAAAATCCCTTGCCGGACACTATCGTTGCGATCAAGCCCAGTATTGTTGCGGTTGGCACTTATCAACGTACCCGCTCTCCCCCGGCGATCTTTAGAGGCACAGGCTTTGCAGTAGCTGATGGAACCTATGTTCTAACCAATGCCCACGTGCTTCCTGAAGCTTTGGATAAAGCAAAGTTTGAGACGCTGGCGGTATTTTTTAAATCCAGAAAAAAAGACAAACTTCGAGGCGCCAAGGTTGTCGCCTTGGATAAAAGACATGATGTTGCTTTACTAAAAATTGCCGGCTCCCCCCTTAAAGCCCTTAAGTTGGGCGATTCTCGTCAGGTGAGAGAAGGGCAACGGTTTGCGTTTACAGGCTTTCCCATCGGCATGATTTTGGGACTCTATCCGGTTACCCACGAGGGTATCGTGTCAAGTATAACCCCCATCGCAATTCCCACACTCAAGGCGAGGTATCTTGATCCAAAATTGCTGCGAAGACTGCAAGAACCCTATCGCGTATTTCAGCTGGATGCTACTGCCTATCCAGGCAACAGTGGGAGCCCTTTATATGATCAGAGGTCTGGGGATGTGATTGGAATTATCAATAAAGTGTTTATCAAAGAAAGTAAGGAAAATCTTCTGTCTAAGCCGAGTGGGATTAGTTATGCCATTCCGATTCAGTACGCTAAGCGACTGTTAAGTCAAAAAGGTCTAAAATATTGA
- a CDS encoding glycine cleavage system protein H (part of multienzyme complex composed of H, L, P, and T proteins which catalyzes oxidation of glycine to yield carbon dioxide, ammonia, 5,10-CH2-H4folate and a reduced pyridine nucleotide; protein H is involved in transfer of methylamine group from the P to T protein; covalently bound to a lipoyl cofactor): MSDVPQELKYTENHEWVRRREDGNLAVGITDHAQEALGDLVYVELPETGREVKAGEACAVVESVKAAADIYSPVAGTIVEVNEDLADTPELINQDPYGTFIFVLQPQDPAAWETLMDAEGYAKLLSEES, from the coding sequence ATGAGTGACGTACCACAGGAACTGAAATACACTGAGAATCATGAATGGGTTCGCAGGCGTGAGGATGGCAACCTGGCGGTGGGGATTACCGATCATGCCCAAGAGGCATTGGGTGATTTGGTCTATGTCGAATTGCCCGAGACTGGCCGCGAAGTGAAGGCTGGAGAAGCATGCGCGGTGGTGGAGTCAGTCAAGGCCGCGGCGGACATCTATAGCCCGGTTGCGGGAACCATTGTCGAAGTCAATGAAGATTTGGCCGATACGCCGGAATTGATCAATCAAGATCCTTACGGTACCTTTATTTTCGTCTTGCAACCCCAGGATCCGGCGGCATGGGAAACCTTAATGGACGCTGAAGGGTATGCCAAGTTGTTGAGCGAAGAAAGCTGA
- a CDS encoding ATP-dependent RNA helicase HrpA (involved in the post-transcriptional processing of the daa operon mRNA, which encodes proteins involved in fimbrial biogenesis of an enteropathogenic E. coli strain), with translation MVLNDLLEQITRCMTQDRHKLRQQAQRLGKQPAEEKLAALISAVEQSVSQAEARRASIPPLSYPELPVADKKDDIAQALRDNQVIVVCGETGSGKTTQLPKICLEVGRGVHGLIGHTQPRRIATRCVASRIAEELGQEMGNLVGYKIRFSDKTRPETLIKLMTDGILLAETQNDRFLSQYDTLIIDEAHERSLNIDFLLGYLKWLLPRRPDLKIIITSATIDPQRFSEHFGKAPIIEVSGRSFPVEIRYRSLAEGEATDKEMVDGILAGVDELARENLADILVFLTGERDIRETAEALRKHHPEKYEILPLYARLSAKEQQRIFQTGGRPRVILSTNVAETSLTVPGIRAVVDTGLARISRFSPRSKLQRLPIEPISQASAKQRAGRCGRVAPGVCIRLYSEEDLLGRPQFTDPEIRRTNLAAVILQMKALRLGDIERFPFIDPPDARQIRSGIKLLQELQALDDKGQLTDIGRTLIKFPIDPRLGRMLVAAKEQNCLTEMLVIVSALSIQDPRERPADQAQAADAKHAQWRDEQSDFLSFLKLWQLYTERQKHLSKNQLRKFCREHFLSYLRMREWQDIHSQLQEVVKGELRWRPNQQPAEYQEIHRAIVSGLLSHIGFRKDKFEYEGARGLKFFIFPGSGLFKTRPRWLVSAEQVETSKVYARINARIEPQWVEQMAGHLLKRHYYDPHWERKARRVAAFERVTLFGLTLVERRKVPYEKLDPKKAREIFIRSALVEQDYDCRLAFFRHNQALLEEFGLLQHKVRRVDLMVDEGWLFDFYDQRIPADICNGADFERWYRQIVRHQPDTLKLTRELIARHEGDLRTTDFPDHWTKGDLQLPLRYRFEPGHEEDGVSVEVPLGVLPQLQQADFDWLVPGMLQEKLIFLLKGLPKGYRRRLVPIPDTAQRLAEALTFGQGEFYRVVAKALLRVSGIEMNPAQLREAELPDHLKMNFKILDERGRIVAQGRDLERLKTKLTLKAQQGFKRAATSELTRSGCKSWEFGDLSKTHKMSKNGQVVLGFPAVVDEGEACGVGLFATEAEASKAHRRGLCRLIRLNLSKDVKYLRRQLPLGSADELIYAKLPKHPFLYADEKQQSLLDDMVDLVIDEVFLDVVETIRSKDAFEACLARHRGELLTKAQEMGGKVKAILAQIHQCKISFTEMKHLHQSATGADIQEQLSLLVYQGFLRHTPWSRLRELPRYLKALQYRLEKAQYELAKDEMKIQKIRPFWQAYWKRVKAGGIEPEIDPFRWSLEEFRVSLFAQPIKTAFPISEKRLAKAWEAYEAA, from the coding sequence ATGGTATTGAATGATTTACTAGAGCAAATAACCCGCTGCATGACCCAAGACCGCCATAAATTACGGCAGCAAGCCCAGAGGCTTGGAAAGCAGCCGGCAGAGGAAAAGCTCGCGGCATTGATCAGTGCCGTGGAGCAATCGGTTTCCCAAGCAGAGGCGAGGCGGGCCAGCATTCCCCCATTATCTTACCCTGAGTTGCCGGTAGCGGATAAAAAAGACGATATCGCCCAGGCGCTTCGGGACAATCAGGTGATTGTCGTTTGCGGGGAGACAGGTTCTGGAAAAACCACTCAGTTGCCGAAGATCTGTCTCGAAGTCGGGCGCGGCGTTCACGGATTGATCGGCCATACCCAACCCCGGCGGATTGCCACCCGCTGCGTGGCATCGAGGATTGCCGAAGAACTGGGACAAGAGATGGGCAATTTGGTGGGGTATAAAATCCGCTTCAGCGACAAGACCCGGCCTGAAACCCTGATTAAACTCATGACCGATGGGATTTTGCTGGCCGAAACCCAAAACGACCGCTTTCTTTCCCAGTACGATACCCTGATTATTGACGAAGCCCATGAACGCAGCCTCAATATCGACTTTTTGCTGGGGTATCTCAAATGGTTGCTTCCCAGAAGGCCCGATCTCAAAATCATTATTACCTCCGCCACCATTGACCCCCAGCGTTTTTCCGAGCATTTTGGCAAGGCCCCCATTATTGAAGTTTCCGGACGCAGCTTCCCGGTGGAAATCCGCTACCGCTCCCTGGCCGAAGGCGAGGCTACGGATAAAGAAATGGTGGATGGCATTCTGGCGGGAGTGGATGAGCTGGCGCGGGAAAATCTGGCCGATATTTTGGTCTTTCTCACCGGCGAAAGGGATATCCGCGAGACCGCCGAGGCCTTGCGCAAGCATCATCCGGAAAAATATGAAATTCTCCCACTCTACGCCCGCCTGAGCGCCAAGGAGCAGCAGCGGATTTTTCAAACCGGCGGCAGACCGCGGGTGATTTTATCCACCAATGTGGCGGAAACCTCGTTGACCGTCCCTGGAATCCGGGCGGTGGTGGATACCGGCCTGGCCAGGATCAGCCGTTTCAGCCCCCGCAGTAAATTGCAGCGCCTTCCCATTGAGCCGATTTCCCAGGCTTCCGCCAAGCAGCGCGCCGGGCGCTGCGGGCGGGTGGCGCCAGGGGTGTGCATCCGGCTCTATTCGGAAGAAGATTTATTGGGAAGGCCTCAGTTCACCGACCCTGAAATCCGCCGCACCAATCTGGCTGCGGTGATTTTGCAAATGAAGGCGCTGCGGTTGGGAGATATCGAGCGCTTTCCTTTCATCGACCCGCCCGATGCCAGGCAAATCCGTTCCGGCATTAAATTATTGCAAGAATTACAGGCGCTGGATGACAAGGGTCAACTGACCGACATTGGTCGTACGCTGATTAAATTCCCCATCGACCCTAGATTGGGAAGAATGTTGGTGGCGGCCAAGGAGCAAAACTGCTTGACGGAAATGTTGGTGATCGTCTCGGCCCTCAGTATCCAGGATCCCAGGGAAAGGCCGGCCGATCAAGCCCAGGCCGCCGATGCCAAACATGCGCAGTGGCGCGATGAACAATCGGACTTTCTGAGCTTCCTCAAGCTCTGGCAACTTTATACAGAACGGCAAAAGCATCTGTCCAAAAACCAACTGCGAAAGTTTTGCCGGGAGCATTTTCTTTCTTATTTGAGAATGCGGGAATGGCAGGATATTCATAGTCAATTGCAGGAAGTCGTCAAAGGGGAGCTGCGCTGGCGGCCCAATCAGCAACCAGCGGAATATCAGGAAATCCATCGGGCAATTGTTTCCGGCTTGCTTTCCCATATCGGTTTTCGCAAGGATAAGTTTGAGTATGAAGGCGCCCGCGGTTTGAAGTTTTTTATTTTCCCTGGTTCCGGCTTGTTCAAAACCCGCCCCCGCTGGCTGGTTTCCGCGGAACAGGTGGAAACCAGTAAGGTGTACGCCCGGATCAACGCCAGGATTGAACCCCAGTGGGTCGAACAAATGGCCGGACACTTGCTCAAGCGCCACTATTATGATCCGCATTGGGAAAGAAAGGCACGGCGGGTGGCGGCTTTTGAGCGGGTGACATTGTTTGGCCTGACCTTGGTGGAACGGCGCAAGGTTCCCTATGAGAAACTGGATCCCAAAAAAGCCCGGGAAATTTTCATTCGCTCTGCTTTGGTGGAGCAGGATTACGATTGCCGATTGGCATTTTTCCGCCACAACCAGGCATTGTTGGAAGAGTTTGGTTTGCTGCAACACAAGGTGCGGCGGGTCGACTTGATGGTGGATGAAGGATGGTTGTTCGATTTTTACGATCAGCGTATCCCGGCTGACATTTGTAACGGCGCGGATTTCGAGCGCTGGTACCGACAAATCGTCCGCCACCAGCCCGATACTCTAAAGCTGACCCGGGAATTGATTGCGCGCCACGAAGGGGATTTGCGCACGACGGATTTCCCAGACCATTGGACGAAGGGGGATTTGCAGTTGCCACTGCGGTACCGGTTTGAGCCTGGCCATGAGGAAGACGGTGTCAGCGTGGAAGTGCCCCTGGGAGTGTTGCCCCAATTACAGCAGGCGGACTTTGATTGGCTCGTGCCGGGCATGCTTCAGGAGAAACTGATTTTTCTCCTGAAGGGCCTGCCCAAGGGCTATCGCCGGCGATTGGTACCGATTCCTGATACCGCCCAGAGATTGGCGGAAGCATTGACTTTCGGTCAAGGTGAATTTTACCGAGTCGTGGCAAAGGCATTGCTCCGGGTCAGTGGCATCGAGATGAACCCGGCGCAGCTCAGGGAAGCGGAATTGCCTGATCACTTGAAAATGAATTTTAAAATACTCGATGAACGCGGGCGCATCGTGGCACAAGGCCGGGATTTGGAGCGGCTCAAAACCAAACTGACTTTGAAGGCCCAGCAAGGCTTCAAGCGGGCCGCCACCTCCGAATTGACCCGTAGTGGCTGTAAAAGCTGGGAATTCGGTGATTTATCCAAGACCCATAAAATGTCTAAAAATGGGCAAGTGGTGCTTGGTTTTCCGGCGGTGGTGGATGAAGGGGAAGCCTGCGGCGTCGGCTTGTTTGCTACCGAAGCCGAAGCAAGCAAGGCGCACCGGCGGGGATTATGCCGTTTAATACGTTTGAATTTGTCTAAGGATGTTAAATATTTGCGCCGTCAACTTCCCCTCGGCAGCGCCGACGAACTGATCTATGCCAAACTACCCAAGCATCCTTTTTTATATGCTGATGAAAAGCAGCAATCCTTATTGGATGATATGGTGGATTTGGTGATAGATGAGGTTTTTCTTGATGTGGTCGAGACTATTCGTTCCAAGGATGCTTTTGAGGCTTGTTTGGCGCGGCACCGGGGTGAGTTATTGACCAAGGCCCAGGAAATGGGCGGTAAGGTTAAAGCCATTTTGGCACAGATTCACCAGTGTAAAATTTCTTTTACAGAAATGAAGCATCTGCACCAAAGCGCTACCGGTGCGGATATCCAGGAACAATTGAGTTTGCTTGTCTATCAAGGTTTTCTACGCCATACCCCATGGTCGAGGCTGCGAGAGTTGCCTCGTTATTTGAAAGCGTTGCAATATCGGTTGGAAAAGGCACAATACGAACTGGCCAAGGATGAAATGAAGATTCAAAAAATCCGGCCATTTTGGCAGGCCTATTGGAAACGGGTGAAAGCGGGTGGCATTGAACCAGAAATCGATCCATTTCGTTGGAGTTTGGAGGAGTTTAGAGTGTCATTATTTGCCCAGCCCATTAAAACCGCTTTTCCCATTTCCGAAAAACGCTTGGCCAAGGCTTGGGAAGCCTATGAAGCGGCTTGA
- a CDS encoding phosphoribosylglycinamide formyltransferase yields the protein MQIGTALTASATKIMLLGSGELGKEIAICCQRYGLEVIAVDRYENAPAQQVAHRSHVIDMTDPLQLWGVIEREQPHWIVPEIEALGTETLVAVEDEALAQVVPRANAVRLTMDREGIRRLAAEQLGVPTSRYGFADSLEQLKQIALEVGFPCFIKPTMSSSGKGQSLVQKTEELEAAWEKAKKGGRVDRGRVIVEEKIDFDFEITLLTVRALNQAREIETYFCQPIGHRQESGDYVESWQPQPMSSAALEEAQRIAAKVTEALGGRGLFGVELFIRGDQVWFSEVSPRPHDTGMVTMATQMQNEFELHVRAFLGLPVDTRMSQPGASAVIYGGLEGAGIVFSNVDQALKVPESQVRLFGKPIAFERRRMGVALAVGADILQARERARTCAGKIRPGISELK from the coding sequence ATGCAAATCGGTACCGCCCTCACCGCTAGCGCCACCAAAATAATGCTGCTTGGCAGCGGAGAATTGGGGAAAGAGATTGCTATTTGTTGCCAGCGCTATGGGTTGGAGGTGATTGCCGTGGACCGGTATGAGAATGCCCCGGCACAGCAAGTCGCCCATCGCAGCCATGTCATCGATATGACCGATCCCTTGCAACTTTGGGGGGTGATCGAACGGGAACAGCCCCACTGGATCGTTCCGGAAATTGAAGCGCTGGGGACAGAAACGTTGGTTGCAGTGGAAGACGAGGCGCTTGCTCAGGTAGTACCCCGGGCCAACGCGGTTCGCTTGACCATGGATCGGGAAGGCATCCGGCGCCTGGCGGCGGAACAGCTTGGCGTGCCGACCTCCCGTTATGGTTTTGCCGATTCTTTGGAACAATTAAAGCAAATTGCCCTTGAAGTGGGCTTTCCGTGTTTTATCAAACCCACTATGTCTTCTTCGGGCAAAGGACAGTCGTTGGTACAAAAAACCGAAGAACTGGAAGCGGCTTGGGAAAAGGCCAAAAAAGGCGGGCGGGTGGACCGGGGCCGGGTGATTGTCGAGGAAAAGATCGATTTCGACTTTGAAATTACTTTGTTGACCGTGCGCGCATTGAATCAGGCAAGAGAAATTGAAACTTACTTTTGCCAACCCATCGGTCATCGCCAGGAAAGCGGGGACTATGTGGAAAGCTGGCAGCCACAGCCAATGTCTTCTGCGGCTCTCGAAGAAGCCCAACGGATTGCCGCCAAGGTGACAGAAGCCTTGGGTGGGCGCGGGTTGTTCGGGGTGGAATTATTTATCCGCGGCGATCAGGTATGGTTTAGTGAAGTCAGTCCTAGGCCCCACGATACCGGTATGGTGACCATGGCCACCCAAATGCAAAACGAATTCGAACTTCATGTGCGTGCTTTTTTGGGGTTGCCAGTCGATACAAGGATGAGCCAACCCGGCGCCAGTGCTGTTATCTATGGCGGATTGGAAGGCGCTGGAATTGTATTTTCGAACGTCGATCAGGCTCTGAAAGTACCGGAAAGCCAAGTACGCTTATTTGGCAAACCCATTGCTTTCGAACGGCGGCGTATGGGGGTGGCGCTGGCGGTAGGCGCAGATATTCTGCAGGCTCGGGAAAGAGCGAGAACATGCGCTGGAAAAATTCGGCCGGGAATTTCCGAGCTAAAGTAA
- a CDS encoding glycine dehydrogenase, which produces MPFIPHTEEDRQAMLAALGLDSLAALFDEIPKGLRCASLDLPAGMSEMEVQRLLRERAEQNTRQLCFAGGGAYDHHIPAAVWEIVGRGEYYSAYTPYQAEASQGTLQLVYEYQSMMTQLLAMEVSNASLYDGASALAEAILMAVRANRHSHSKKVLVPTSVHPIYRQVAATIVANQAIELIEIPFDRQTGRTSLEALEAYRDEDITAVVIPQPNYFGVLEDVDAMTDWAAQQRALSVAVVNPTAMAMLKPPGEWGANGADIACGDGQPLGIPLSLGGPYFGFMTCRKDFVRQLPGRIAGATVDSEGRRGYVLTLQAREQHIRRSKATSNICTNQGLLTAAAAVYMALLGPEGLARVAVVCHENLNRLITRLTQIRGVEKGFDGAAFHEGVLILPKPAEVVLESLSRQGILGGIALSRHYPVLPNAVLVCATETCSRDDIERYTDQLAAVINA; this is translated from the coding sequence ATGCCTTTCATTCCCCACACTGAGGAAGACCGGCAGGCGATGCTTGCGGCCTTGGGACTGGATTCCCTGGCTGCGCTTTTCGATGAAATTCCCAAGGGCTTGCGCTGTGCAAGTCTCGATTTACCGGCGGGGATGTCGGAAATGGAAGTTCAGCGATTGCTGCGGGAACGGGCGGAACAAAATACCCGTCAGCTCTGTTTTGCCGGCGGCGGGGCCTACGATCATCACATTCCGGCTGCGGTGTGGGAGATTGTCGGCCGGGGGGAATATTATTCGGCTTACACTCCCTATCAAGCCGAGGCCAGTCAGGGTACCCTGCAATTGGTCTACGAATACCAAAGCATGATGACCCAATTGCTGGCGATGGAGGTGTCCAACGCTTCTTTGTATGACGGCGCTTCTGCCTTGGCCGAAGCGATCTTGATGGCGGTAAGGGCCAACCGTCATAGCCATTCCAAAAAGGTCCTCGTGCCTACCTCCGTGCATCCCATTTACCGCCAGGTAGCGGCTACCATTGTCGCCAATCAAGCCATCGAACTCATCGAGATTCCCTTCGATCGCCAGACTGGTCGAACTTCTTTGGAAGCGTTGGAAGCTTACCGTGACGAAGATATCACTGCGGTGGTCATCCCCCAGCCCAATTATTTTGGCGTGCTTGAAGACGTTGACGCAATGACAGACTGGGCGGCGCAGCAGCGGGCATTATCCGTTGCGGTGGTGAATCCCACGGCGATGGCGATGTTAAAACCACCGGGAGAATGGGGCGCAAACGGCGCGGACATTGCCTGTGGGGATGGCCAGCCCTTGGGTATTCCCTTATCCTTGGGTGGCCCCTATTTTGGCTTTATGACTTGCCGCAAGGACTTTGTCCGCCAGCTTCCCGGCCGTATCGCCGGGGCCACGGTGGACAGCGAGGGCCGCCGCGGTTATGTCTTGACGCTGCAAGCCCGCGAACAACATATCCGCCGTTCCAAGGCCACGTCCAATATTTGTACCAATCAAGGGTTGCTGACCGCGGCGGCAGCCGTGTATATGGCGCTGCTTGGCCCGGAAGGATTGGCGCGGGTGGCGGTGGTTTGTCACGAGAATCTAAACCGGCTGATTACCCGGCTGACGCAAATACGTGGGGTAGAGAAGGGATTTGATGGCGCTGCTTTTCACGAAGGGGTATTGATCCTACCGAAGCCGGCAGAAGTGGTGCTTGAAAGTCTATCTAGGCAGGGTATTTTAGGAGGGATTGCTTTAAGCCGCCATTATCCGGTATTACCCAATGCCGTCTTAGTATGCGCCACTGAAACCTGCAGCCGGGATGATATCGAACGCTACACCGACCAGTTGGCTGCTGTTATCAATGCTTGA
- a CDS encoding glycine dehydrogenase (acts in conjunction with GvcH to form H-protein-S-aminomethyldihydrolipoyllysine from glycine; forms a heterodimer with subunit 1 to form the P protein) encodes MLIFERSRPGRRISAQWPRQPAALPSDIPEHLLRRQPPKLPEVSELDVVRHYTRLSQQNFSIDTHFYPLGSCTMKYNPKVCDVLAKQPQFLGGHPATGANSIQGLLACLHELQESLREITGMAEMSLTPAAGAQGEFAGVAMIRAYHQSRGDHQRTEILVPDAAHGTNPASASMGGYSVREIPTDRHGDLDLEALRQAVGPQTAGIMLTNPSTLGVFERRIQAIETIVRGAGGLFYYDGANLNAILGKVRPGDMGFDVIHLNLHKTFSTPHGGGGPGAGPIGANEKLAPFLPVPMVGKNGQGQYHWITEDERPQTIGRLSAFAGNVGVLLRAYVYIKLLGAEGMVRVAEYATLNANYMLQKLKEAGFEAAYPDRRAAHEFLITLKHLAKETGVTALDFAKRLLDYGFHAPTIYFPLLVPECMLIEPTETETKETLDVFIEAMIQIKQEAENEPEKLKQAPHTLPLKRLDEVRAAKHPDLAWRESPAS; translated from the coding sequence ATGCTGATTTTTGAACGTTCCCGGCCCGGCCGCCGCATTTCAGCGCAATGGCCACGCCAGCCGGCCGCCTTGCCTTCGGATATTCCCGAACATTTGCTGCGCCGCCAGCCGCCGAAACTGCCCGAAGTCTCGGAATTGGATGTAGTACGTCATTACACCCGCTTGTCCCAGCAGAATTTTTCCATCGATACCCACTTTTATCCTTTGGGGTCGTGCACCATGAAGTACAACCCCAAAGTTTGTGATGTGCTGGCCAAACAGCCCCAATTTCTCGGCGGTCATCCTGCGACGGGCGCCAATTCTATTCAAGGCTTGCTGGCCTGCTTGCATGAATTGCAGGAAAGCCTGCGGGAAATCACAGGCATGGCGGAAATGTCCTTGACGCCTGCCGCCGGGGCTCAAGGCGAATTTGCAGGAGTCGCCATGATCCGCGCTTATCATCAGTCCCGGGGAGATCATCAGCGCACGGAAATTTTAGTGCCCGATGCCGCCCACGGCACCAATCCGGCTTCCGCCAGTATGGGTGGTTATTCGGTGCGGGAGATTCCCACCGACCGTCACGGCGATCTGGATTTAGAAGCCTTGCGTCAGGCAGTGGGACCGCAAACCGCTGGAATCATGCTGACCAACCCTTCCACCCTGGGGGTATTCGAGCGCCGTATTCAAGCAATCGAGACCATCGTTCGCGGCGCCGGCGGACTGTTCTATTACGACGGCGCCAACCTGAACGCCATTCTCGGCAAGGTTCGGCCTGGGGATATGGGGTTCGACGTGATACATCTGAATTTACACAAGACTTTCTCCACGCCCCACGGTGGTGGCGGTCCCGGCGCCGGGCCCATCGGCGCCAACGAAAAATTGGCGCCCTTTCTGCCGGTGCCGATGGTGGGGAAAAATGGCCAAGGCCAGTACCATTGGATCACCGAAGACGAAAGGCCGCAAACCATTGGCAGGTTGTCGGCCTTTGCCGGCAATGTGGGGGTGTTGTTGCGCGCTTATGTCTATATCAAATTGCTGGGGGCTGAGGGGATGGTGCGGGTGGCCGAGTACGCCACCCTCAATGCCAATTATATGTTGCAAAAATTAAAGGAAGCCGGGTTTGAAGCAGCTTACCCGGACCGGCGCGCGGCCCACGAATTTTTGATCACCTTGAAGCATCTGGCTAAAGAAACCGGCGTGACAGCGCTCGATTTCGCCAAGCGTCTTCTGGACTATGGCTTTCATGCCCCAACCATTTACTTTCCGTTGTTGGTGCCAGAGTGCATGTTGATCGAACCTACCGAAACCGAAACTAAAGAAACCCTCGATGTTTTTATCGAGGCCATGATTCAGATCAAACAAGAAGCGGAAAACGAACCGGAGAAACTCAAGCAAGCCCCTCACACACTGCCGCTCAAACGGCTGGATGAGGTGCGCGCGGCCAAACATCCCGATCTTGCCTGGCGGGAAAGTCCGGCTTCCTAA